A genome region from Triticum aestivum cultivar Chinese Spring chromosome 2B, IWGSC CS RefSeq v2.1, whole genome shotgun sequence includes the following:
- the LOC123045768 gene encoding HMG1/2-like protein isoform X1, with amino-acid sequence MTACKQTASTGAAATDEADSKSAAKSDGAEERKPSTKCKKGKKAKGKLGVKSDGAEKPKTHDLSDVTLGLAVMSIAEDEALALRTYQNQFWMRHFKDVCDRPSVGAIRKQAAENWKFFNDSDKAPYVARAREVKIGMARIAEFKKKLMLTEVMTNEMVNLKM; translated from the exons ATGACTGCTTGCAAGCAGACTGCATCCACGGGCGCCGCCGCCACGGACGAGGCCGACAGCAA GTCGGCAGCGAAGAGCGATGGAGCGGAGGAGCGGAAGCCCTCGACCAAGTGCAAGAAGGGGAAGAAGGCCAAGGGCAA GTTGGGGGTGAAGAGCGATGGAGCGGAGAAGCCGAAGACCCATGACCTTTCCGATGTTACACTGGGGTTGGCGGTGATGAGCATTGCAGAGGATGAAGCGCTCGCCCTGCGCACCTACCA GAACCAGTTCTGGATGAGGCACTTCAAAGACGTCTGTGACAGGCCGTCCGTAGGTGCT ATTAGAAAGCAAGCTGCTGAAAACTGGAAATTCTTTAACGATTCG GACAAGGCCCCTTATGTAGCCAGGGCCCGTGAGGTCAAAATAGGCATGGCTCGGATTGCTGAGTTCAAGAAG AAACTGATGTTGACGGAGGTAATGACAAACGAGATGGTGAATCTGAAAATGTGA
- the LOC123045768 gene encoding uncharacterized protein isoform X2: MTACKQTASTGAAATDEADSKSAAKSDGAEERKPSTKCKKGKKAKGKLGVKSDGAEKPKTHDLSDVTLGLAVMSIAEDEALALRTYQNQFWMRHFKDVCDRPSIRKQAAENWKFFNDSDKAPYVARAREVKIGMARIAEFKKKLMLTEVMTNEMVNLKM; the protein is encoded by the exons ATGACTGCTTGCAAGCAGACTGCATCCACGGGCGCCGCCGCCACGGACGAGGCCGACAGCAA GTCGGCAGCGAAGAGCGATGGAGCGGAGGAGCGGAAGCCCTCGACCAAGTGCAAGAAGGGGAAGAAGGCCAAGGGCAA GTTGGGGGTGAAGAGCGATGGAGCGGAGAAGCCGAAGACCCATGACCTTTCCGATGTTACACTGGGGTTGGCGGTGATGAGCATTGCAGAGGATGAAGCGCTCGCCCTGCGCACCTACCA GAACCAGTTCTGGATGAGGCACTTCAAAGACGTCTGTGACAGGCCGTCC ATTAGAAAGCAAGCTGCTGAAAACTGGAAATTCTTTAACGATTCG GACAAGGCCCCTTATGTAGCCAGGGCCCGTGAGGTCAAAATAGGCATGGCTCGGATTGCTGAGTTCAAGAAG AAACTGATGTTGACGGAGGTAATGACAAACGAGATGGTGAATCTGAAAATGTGA